The Candidatus Poribacteria bacterium DNA segment CACCGCGATAGCGGACGGTGTTACTCGTGTCAACGAGGATTGCTTGCGGTGTCATGGTGGCACCGAGGGCGCGTGCGAGTTCACCAGTTGCGTCCTTCACGACTGGGAACGGGAATTCCGCTTTGGCAGCGTAGCTTTTCACATCGTCCACGGAGTCGTTTTCGTTGGAGTAGATTCCGACGAAGGTGGTGTTTTGCGAGGTAAATTCGTCGTGCAGCCGTTTCAAACGCATCGTGTAGCGTTGCGCGACGGGGCATTCGGTTGCGAGGAGGACGAAGACGACGGGTCCTCGTTCAGTGAGCGTCCCTAAATTGTATGTATTCCCGTTGAGTGCGGTGAATGTGAGGTGTGGCAGTGCTGTGCCGATCGGGACGTTGCTCGGTTGTAGCGTCGCTTCTTGGATGACGCGGTGTTTCTTTGGGATTGTATAGTCGTCGGTCGCAGTGTACCCTGCGAGCGGTAGTGTGAGGATAAGGAACAGTATGAGGATATGTGGTTTCATGTTGACCTCCGTTTGGTGTTTTTGTTTGGTTTTAGTATAGCATGTTTTGGTGGGGGATGTCAAGGGGATTTAGCCCCGTAGGGGCGGCATTTGTGTAGAAACGCATATAACATAAGAATCAAGCCCCGTAGGGGCGGCATTTATATTACTCGTTCACAACGCGTCATTATCTGAATCAAAAACATATTTCTCTTCGTAAGCAACTTTAAAAAGTTCCAAAATCTCAAAATATTCCTCACGAAACGTTTTTTTCAAATGATGTTTTTCCTGATTTTTGATGTAGTTGACAATATCATTCAATTGGGATCGCGCATAAGAAAACGCACCAAACCCCTCCTGCCATTCAAATCGACCCAGAACCCATCGCTTTTGATTGATAAATTTTGACGAATGCGCCTTGATGTCTCTTACAAGATCAGATATAGCAGTGTCGGGTGTTAGTCCAATAAGAATATGAACATGATCGGGCATGGAATTGATTTGAATGAGGGTTTGTTTTTTGTTGTTGATGATGCCCATGATGTAGCCGTGGAGTTCAGCTTTGTGTTGTTTCGGGATGAGGGATTGCCGGCCTTTGACGGCGAAGACAATGTGTATATAGATTTGTGTGTAGGTGTTTGGCATGGTTTCCTTTGTATAAAAATGACACAGATGTCGCCCCTACGGGGCTTGGTTGTTTGCGGTGGACGCGTTCTATACAGATACCGCCCCTACGGGGCTTGGTTGTTTTGTGGCACGCGTGTTCTACATAGATGCCGCCCCTACGGGGCTTGGTTTTTCTGAAAAAATTTATAAAAAAGGCGCGGTTGGAAACCGCGCCTTTGTTGTGTTGGGAATGGGAATTCCCGCCTATTTCAAGATGACCATTTTTCGCATGGACGATGTTTCGTCGGTTTCGAGCTGGTAGAAATAGAGACCGCTCGCTACGAGTTCGCCGAACGAATTTCGACCATCCCAATACGCTGCACGATCGCGACTGGTGTAGTAGCCTGCGGATTGATGTCCGAGTTCCAGTGTACGCACCACGAGACCTTGTGCATCGTAAATGGTGAGTTTCACGTTGGTATCGGCCGCTAACTCGTACGGAATCCAGGTTTCAGGGTTGAACGGATTCGGATAGTTGGCGAGGAGCTGCGTCTTCCCTGGACGTGCCGACGCAAGCAGACTCTGGAGATACTGCAGCGCATATAACGCCCCAGGCGACCGATCGTTCATTCCGAGCAACAGATCAATCTGTTCCTGGATCCGATCCACCTGAACAGCACTGAGTTTTGCAAGGAGTGCTGGTGCCGCTGCGGTGCCTGAATCGTCCAGGTTCTGGCTGACCGCCACGAGGTCCTGAATCGTCAGCGCACCATCGCCATCGACATCAAGTCTCCCGGGACTCGTTGGCGGGCTTCCGCTGAATAGGGCGGCTGCGACTATGCCTACGTCTATGTTGTCAACCGCGCCATCGCCATTGACATCGTATTTAGATCTGGCGGTTGTCGGCTGCTCTGTAGGTGGCGTATCGGAAGCCACATTTGCACCGTCTACGGCGATGGCAGTTGCCATCATCAAGCCGGAGACGATTTCTTCGTACCCCGTGCCGTCAACATTCCTGCGCCGGATATTCCCCGCACCGTCTGACCAATAGACTTTGCCAGCTGCGGTGTCAACAGTAATAGCGTAGGGGGTCGCCCTCATAGTGAATGCATCTTCGGCACCAGAACCGTCGTGGTTCACGCTTCGGACGCTGCCGCCGTTCGTGCCCTGCTCTGTCCAATAGACTTTATTGCTACCGGCGGCGATGCCACCGAGAGCACCTGTGCCTGTTGCGAGGGCGCGAACGTTTCTCGTGGTAACGTTCGCGAGCCGAACGTTCCCATCTGCCTCTGTCCAATAGACTCTCCCGGAGGCAACGGCGATGCTCATCGGCGAACTCACATTTGGAATGAAGTTGTATTCAAACCCTGTGCCATCGACGTTTATCCGTTGAATCCTATTCTGACTGTTTGCGAGATACAGTTTATCGTTGGCACTATCATAAGCGATGCCGCGTGGCACGCTTCGGAGGCTCCGAAGCACCTGTGGGTTTGTGCCATCAAGGTTTGCTCTATTGATTGTACCGGCATGTGTATCCGTTTGCGCTGTCCAGTAGATTTTCCCACCCGCTATATCAACGGCGACATCGTTTGCACGTGCTGCGACCCGCGATGCTTTCGCACCGGCGAGATGATAGAGTACGCCACCATCTATCCAGTACATCACCGGACGGTTGGCTGCTGAGACAAGGATTTTCGCGTCTATGCTGGTGTTGAAGGTTACGGCATCTAAACCGGTGACGCTTGCCTGGACACTGTTGACTTCACGTTCATCGCCGAGCGTGAGGCTTGTCTGTGCGCGTCCCTGTGCGTTCGTTGTCGCGGTTTCAGCGGAGAGCGTTCCACCGCCAGCGGTTACTTCAAAGGTTACCGTAACGCCGTCAACCGCGCCGCCTTCTGCGTCTTGGACCTGAACGACAAGTGGGTTCGAGAGCGCGCTGCCCGGGTTCCCTGCTTGGTTATCGCCAGACACTATATTAAGGTTTGCCGGTGGCGGACCTGTGGTAATCGTGAAGGTCACAGGATCCAGTCCACTTGCGGTTGCCTGCACGGTGATGGTCCCAGCACCTGTTGGGGTGAGGGGTGCCTCCGCCATGCCGTTCCGATCTGTGTCAACACGGAGCGCATATCCGGTACCGCGTTGCGTAAGCCGTGCGTTGCGCGACGTAACTTGGAACCTAACACTCACACCCGCAACCCCGTTTTCGGCATCGTCTAAGACTTGGACGACGAGGGGATCGGCGAGTTCATTGTTCAGCGTGCCGCGCTGGTTGTTTCCGTCATAAACTTCAAGATATGCGGGTGCCAGTTCCGCCGTGGCGGTGAAGGTTACCGAAACGCCATTGATCGTTGCGGTAACGGTGTTGGTGCCAGCATTTCTTCCCAACCTCAGACGTGCCTGCGCCTGTCCACTTGCGTTAGTTGTCGGGCTGGCTGGAGAAACACGACCACCGCCGCGTGTTACTGAGAACTGAACAACCTGATTCGGCACTGCCTGACCTGAGCTGTTCACAACCGTCACGACGAGCGGGTCAGCGAGCCACGTATTGGGTTCACCCGTCTGGTTGTTCCCGTCAAATTCTACGAGACGGAGGCCGGACGGAGTTGTACGCGGAGGTGTAGGTGTACCAGGTGTAGGTGTAGGTGCCGTACCGCTGACCGTAACGCGAAGTTGCTGTGTGCGGTAGTTGGTGGCAGTCGCGGTGACGAAACCGGTCGACCCCGCGGTGCCGAGTGTGAGTGTGGCTGTGGCAACACCGCTGGGATTCGTTCTGACCGTAGAACTTGAGAGCGTTCCAATCCCGCCATCGGTGCTGAGTGTGACATCCACACCTGCTCCCGGGTCGGTGCCGTTCGCCATGGTTGCGGTAACCTCAACGGTCAACTGGGCACCAGGCGCGCCACTCCTCGGGACGTCAAGGCTGAGGGTGCCTGTCTCTGTTGTTGTACCCGGTGTCGTTGCCGTTGTTACCGTGATAGAAACAGTATGTCGAACGTTTCCAACGCGAACAGTGAGGGTATAGGTGCCTGTTGTGCTTGGAAGTGTGATGGTGCTCACGGCAGAGGTACTGGTACCGGTATTGAAACTGTTATTTGAAACACTTCCACCCCCTATCGTGAAGTCAGGGTTACCTATCGCGACATCTGTATTCGTAGCACCGGCGTTAATGGTAAGCGTATGTATGCTGCTCGGCGCACCGGTAATACTCAGCGGTGAAACTGAGGAGCCTGCACCTGTCCCGGTTCCAGGTTCCTCTTCCGGTTCTGGTTCTTCATCGCGGCCGGTGGTTCCGGTGCCGTTGATCGTGAAGGTGACCGAGGTACGGGAACCTTGTTCGAGTGTCGCTGTGACCGTCCTTCGCTTCGAATCTGGAGGTGCCGTGTATCGGACTGAAGCTCTACCACTTGAATTAGTCTCAATATCTCTGCGGTAATCTTCAGTGTCACGGGTTCCACCAGGTATATCGCCCGGCTCTCCCCTCGCGTTATCAGGGTAACTTAGAGTCCCACCATCGCGGGTCTCGAATTCGACAATTGTGTCTGGAAGTAGGTCCCCGTATTGGTCACGTACGATAACAGTCAAAGGTTCTTGAAGCACACCGAATTCATCCGCGCTTTGTCCATCAGTCGCCGGTAGTATTGCTATGTGCTGCGGCGTTCGGCCTGTTGCTGTTCCCCTTATAGAAGCCTCAAACACTGCCGATAGACCTGTCCCATACGCAGCCGTAACAGTCTGATCCTCAGTCGGATCATCACCTAAGACCATAAAAAAACTGACTCTGCCGTTGGTGTCTGTTTCTATTTCCAGAGTGGCAGGAAAGGCATCATGGTACAAATCATCAGGGAAATTTGGATCCTTAACTACCGAAGCATTGGTTCCCGCTACCGTAAGAGTAATCGTCGCTCCAGGAATCCCCGTTGTCCCGGTTGAGTCAACCAATCGGGCAACGAACGGATCTTCAAGTTGTGATGAAGGCGGTCCCGTCTGTTCGGGAGAAGCACCAGATACCTTCTGTAATTGGGAAAATCCGAAGACATAGGTGGCTTCTGTTGATTTGGTGTCAGTTCCAGGAGCATTCCCGTAAACCCATGCCCGGATGTGGCTAGTTCCCCTGTTTGGCTGGAAAATCACATCGGCTCGGCTCGCTCCGGCATCAACACCTGTGTGACCACCATTGCTGGTGAATGTGGTGAGTCTATTACTTGCACTCTTATCGGCTCTACCATCTCCGTCTTTATCCTCATAGAGTCTGCCAGGCCCTCGGAACACTTCAAACTCAACGCGAGCAAAATCAGAATTAGCCCCTGCCAAAGTAACGCTTAGGTTTACAGTGCCGTATTGTTGGGCAATACCATCGCTAAGGCCGGTTCCGATTGTAGAACTAAGCGAATCAGAGACGTTTTGCAATACAAAAATTGTAAAGGTAATAGATCCACGTGCTGGAGCATCACTTGGACGATCAGAATCTTCCGTAATGTCTGTGATTGTAATCGTATACCTTCCCTCATCGGTAGCGATTCCCGTCAAAGTATTTGAACTCCCAAGCCGTCGGTTGGAGTGTTGAGCTCCTTCATACAGGGAAGCCGTAGTATCTGTCGGATTCGCAGTAAGAGTCGCAGTAATTGTTGACGGAATCGAGGTCCCACTTTTTGTTAGGGTAAGAGTCGTGGGCGACACGTTAATCCCAACAGCTTCTTCATTGTAGTGGTAGCGTTCTGCATCAGACCTTTTAGCATCTGGTGTTGCTGTCGCTCGAGGATAACTATAGCGACTCTGCGCGGTACCCGCACCAAGCCGTCTGTAAACAGCTTCTCCAGTCGCGGTAACAATGTTCGTAGCTCCAGCCCCACTTCCATCCACGACGTACAAAGTGCCAGACGCAGTAACAGCCTGATTGTCCTCAGTACTCAAACCAGGCCTGCTATTATTTGTAAGGGTAACGAGGGTAGCGGTGGTTGCCAGAGTATTTGCCGCGGCACTGTCTCGATATACCCTATTGTTGGTGGTATCATCAAAAACTTCATATCCGTACCTATTAATTCGGGTGCTACCATCATCAGAAACTAACTGTCCAGTAGCATTTGTTATCTGTGTGGTATTACTACCGGGGGTTATGGAGAAAGTTATTGTAAATGGTTGGCCAATCTGTACAACCTGATAGTCGCCGGATTTGGTGTCTCTAAAAGTCAGCGCGTCTGCGATGCCCTGCACGCTGAACGCCAGCACGAGGGTCATCAGAATGCCCAAGACGATTTTTCGCGTGGTTAAGTTGTTCATGAAAAAATATACCTCATTTTATTTTATAAGGTTGTGCAGGACTGAGGCACGGGACCTTGTCCTACAGGTCAATGGATTTTCAGCGCGGGCTTCGTGGGGAAACCCGCACGCGTGCCTCGCTGTTTATTGGTTATTGGCTGTCGGCTATCGGCTGTCAGCAGTCAGTCATCAATCCCTTTCAAGGATGTTTAAATCTTTCGGTGATGATTCTTCTTGCTGGAAGCGACGTGCCGATCGTTATGTGTGCAGCTACATCTGGCAGCTGCGAAAGTCTGTTATTGGTTGTCGGCAAAGCGGAAACATGAGTAGTGCCCCTTGTGACAGGTATCGTTCGTATAATCGCAACAGCCGACTGATTTCTTTTGCTTCTTGCTAACCTCTGAATATAATATCAATGCTTTCTCTATCTGCACCGACGCTAGCGAGGTTTCAAACCTCGCCACCAGTGGTGGTACTCTTCTTTGTAGCACAATCTTTTAGATTGTGTTCCCTAAGGCGCAAACTAAAAGTTTACGCTACATCGGTCATCTATTGGCGAAGTCCGGTGCGGTTAGGTGAAAGACCCTACCAGGCCCGGGGACGGGCGCAAACTAAAAGTTTGCGGTACATGGACAGAACCGACGTTATTCCTCCCCAGGTGTATCTCCCTTGAGGTTTGGTGGTGGTTCTGTGAAGGGTTGCCCTTTTTCTTGTGCTTCTGTTTGGCGTTGGTACCATTCGCGCCACTGCCGTTGTGCCTCGGCTCTGCCTTCGGCTACACCTTCGGCTATACCTTCGGCTTTGCCTTCCGCTTTGGCGGCTTCTGCGATTGCAGCCCGTTCCTGTCGGCTGATCTCTCTCGCCTCTTGCCAACGTCTGAACATAATATCAACTCCTTCTTTGAAAACGATTAGGGTTGTCGCGATCCCAAAAAAGGTGGGGACGTTTTTGAGGATTAGATACGTTGTCTCCCATCCGCCTTTCCATCCGTGATAAATTTCGTGTGCGATGACAACAAAAGGATACAGTCCAGTCATACACGTGAAATAGATGAGTGCCGATTCTATATCCTTGACGGTGAAAAGTGATGACCGTTTTTCGTCCTGTTGCTCTTCATCCTGTTTCTCTGCGTTATTGTTGTCGTCATGTTCCATTGTTTCGGAAATGGTGCGGACGCGTGGTTCCTATGTAAATTATAATATATATCTGTGTGTTTTGTCAAGTTTTTTAATAGTTGTTAGTTGTCAGTTAATAGTTATTAGTGGTTTGCGTGGAAGTTTTTTATTAAAAGAAGCGCGTATTGGACAACCGCTGAAAGCCGAATGCTAATAAGGACGCGTAGCAAGACGTACTGAGAACTGATAATGATTTAAACGTTGGGATTATGGGTTGGTTACGTTTTTGTTTGGGGAAGGAAGGGTGGAAGAGGGAAGATTAGAAGAGGAAGAATGGAAGGGGGGAAGGGTGGATTGTCTGAAGGGGGTTTGCAGGATTGGAGATACAGGGAAGGAAGAATGGAAGGGGGGAAGAGGGAAGGGTGGATTGTCTGAAGCAGGATTTGCAGGATTTACGGATTGATGGGATTCGAGGTGCTTTTGTTTTACGGTTGTCCTTCTGTTTTAGGCGAAAGAGGCGAGGATACTATGAAATATCGTAGGTTGGGTTGAACGGATCCCATCAAATCCCGAAAAAATAGAGGAGATCAAGTCCTCCATACACACCATATCAAACAGAAACCGAGTGAAACCCAACAAAAATATGTGTCATTCGCATCAATCCGAGATTCTGAGAATATATACAGACAACTGGTTTGTTGGGTTTCGCTATTTTTATTTAGATGAAGCGTTCATCGAAAATGGATATTCTCGGTACATTTTACAACTCTTGGTCTTTTACCGCTCTACCCAACCTACGATTATAAAGGAATACCACACGCTGGCAGGCGCGGTTTGTTGCGGATTGACCGCTCCTGAAAATCTTTGAATCTTGGAAATCCTGCTTCTGACGAAAAAGGGAGCTTCACCGCCTCAAGCGCGACAGGCAGACACTTGTGTTTGCAATGGACGCTATGATATGCTATAATCTGATAATAGAATATTTAAAATACACCGCATTTACGGAGGCATGTATGTCATCTCTCGCGGCACAAACTATTCTCACACCTGAAGAATACATCGCTTCGGAACGTAAGGCAACGCTCAAAAGCGAATATCTTAATGGAGAGATCCTCGCAATGTCCGGGGCAAGTAACGCTCATAATCTTATCACTCTTGATATAGCGACTGAACTTAACATCCAATTGAGACAGAAAAATTGCTTAGTTTACGCCAGCGATATGCGCGTTCGGA contains these protein-coding regions:
- the tnpA gene encoding IS200/IS605 family transposase, with the translated sequence MPNTYTQIYIHIVFAVKGRQSLIPKQHKAELHGYIMGIINNKKQTLIQINSMPDHVHILIGLTPDTAISDLVRDIKAHSSKFINQKRWVLGRFEWQEGFGAFSYARSQLNDIVNYIKNQEKHHLKKTFREEYFEILELFKVAYEEKYVFDSDNDAL
- a CDS encoding Ig-like domain-containing protein; translated protein: MNNLTTRKIVLGILMTLVLAFSVQGIADALTFRDTKSGDYQVVQIGQPFTITFSITPGSNTTQITNATGQLVSDDGSTRINRYGYEVFDDTTNNRVYRDSAAANTLATTATLVTLTNNSRPGLSTEDNQAVTASGTLYVVDGSGAGATNIVTATGEAVYRRLGAGTAQSRYSYPRATATPDAKRSDAERYHYNEEAVGINVSPTTLTLTKSGTSIPSTITATLTANPTDTTASLYEGAQHSNRRLGSSNTLTGIATDEGRYTITITDITEDSDRPSDAPARGSITFTIFVLQNVSDSLSSTIGTGLSDGIAQQYGTVNLSVTLAGANSDFARVEFEVFRGPGRLYEDKDGDGRADKSASNRLTTFTSNGGHTGVDAGASRADVIFQPNRGTSHIRAWVYGNAPGTDTKSTEATYVFGFSQLQKVSGASPEQTGPPSSQLEDPFVARLVDSTGTTGIPGATITLTVAGTNASVVKDPNFPDDLYHDAFPATLEIETDTNGRVSFFMVLGDDPTEDQTVTAAYGTGLSAVFEASIRGTATGRTPQHIAILPATDGQSADEFGVLQEPLTVIVRDQYGDLLPDTIVEFETRDGGTLSYPDNARGEPGDIPGGTRDTEDYRRDIETNSSGRASVRYTAPPDSKRRTVTATLEQGSRTSVTFTINGTGTTGRDEEPEPEEEPGTGTGAGSSVSPLSITGAPSSIHTLTINAGATNTDVAIGNPDFTIGGGSVSNNSFNTGTSTSAVSTITLPSTTGTYTLTVRVGNVRHTVSITVTTATTPGTTTETGTLSLDVPRSGAPGAQLTVEVTATMANGTDPGAGVDVTLSTDGGIGTLSSSTVRTNPSGVATATLTLGTAGSTGFVTATATNYRTQQLRVTVSGTAPTPTPGTPTPPRTTPSGLRLVEFDGNNQTGEPNTWLADPLVVTVVNSSGQAVPNQVVQFSVTRGGGRVSPASPTTNASGQAQARLRLGRNAGTNTVTATINGVSVTFTATAELAPAYLEVYDGNNQRGTLNNELADPLVVQVLDDAENGVAGVSVRFQVTSRNARLTQRGTGYALRVDTDRNGMAEAPLTPTGAGTITVQATASGLDPVTFTITTGPPPANLNIVSGDNQAGNPGSALSNPLVVQVQDAEGGAVDGVTVTFEVTAGGGTLSAETATTNAQGRAQTSLTLGDEREVNSVQASVTGLDAVTFNTSIDAKILVSAANRPVMYWIDGGVLYHLAGAKASRVAARANDVAVDIAGGKIYWTAQTDTHAGTINRANLDGTNPQVLRSLRSVPRGIAYDSANDKLYLANSQNRIQRINVDGTGFEYNFIPNVSSPMSIAVASGRVYWTEADGNVRLANVTTRNVRALATGTGALGGIAAGSNKVYWTEQGTNGGSVRSVNHDGSGAEDAFTMRATPYAITVDTAAGKVYWSDGAGNIRRRNVDGTGYEEIVSGLMMATAIAVDGANVASDTPPTEQPTTARSKYDVNGDGAVDNIDVGIVAAALFSGSPPTSPGRLDVDGDGALTIQDLVAVSQNLDDSGTAAAPALLAKLSAVQVDRIQEQIDLLLGMNDRSPGALYALQYLQSLLASARPGKTQLLANYPNPFNPETWIPYELAADTNVKLTIYDAQGLVVRTLELGHQSAGYYTSRDRAAYWDGRNSFGELVASGLYFYQLETDETSSMRKMVILK